The genomic region CCAGTAAATCACCTGTTCTCAGACTCGGCACGACGGTCGGTCCGCCACTTAGTGTCGAGGCTGCAGCGCTGTTCGGCTATCGTCAAACCCTGTTAGTGTCTGGTGCCGCTACCTTCTTCATTGGAGTAACGTGGTTTACGGTGAGACGTCTGTGAACACTCAAAGCCATTTAACAGGTTGGAGACGAAATGTGCTCATTGTTTGGTCTCCAGAATTCGACGTATAGTGACGTCGGCAAGCTGTGTGAAACCCACTGTATCCGGCATAATATCAACAGCGATCCCATGCTTGTCACCAGCACGTTTTGTCGGTGCTCCTATCGCCCCAACAATCGTTTCCTCTAGCTCGCGTTGTAGTGCAGCGACAGCG from Haloferax sp. Atlit-12N harbors:
- a CDS encoding uroporphyrinogen-III synthase, which encodes YRLERPETAGQSVSLAVDGKLDGILFTSPKTVEHFVQIATERDAVAALQRELEETIVGAIGAPTKRAGDKHGIAVDIMPDTVGFTQLADVTIRRILETKQ